A stretch of the Cygnus olor isolate bCygOlo1 chromosome 25, bCygOlo1.pri.v2, whole genome shotgun sequence genome encodes the following:
- the RPL23 gene encoding 60S ribosomal protein L23, whose protein sequence is MSKRGRGGSSGAKFRISLGLPVGAVINCADNTGAKNLYIISVKGIKGRLNRLPAAGVGDMVMATVKKGKPELRKKVHPAVVIRQRKSYRRKDGVFLYFEDNAGVIVNNKGEMKGSAITGPVAKECADLWPRIASNAGSIA, encoded by the exons ATGTCCAAGCGAG GACGCGGCGGTTCCTCCGGAGCCAAGTTCCGCATCTCCCTCGGCCTGCCCGTGGGCGCCGTCATCAACTGCGCGGACAACACGG GCGCCAAGAACCTGTACATCATCTCCGTGAAGGGCATCAAGGGGCGCCTGAACAGGCTGCCGGCGGCCGGCGTGGGTGACATGGTCATGGCAACCGTCAAAAAGGGCAAGCCAGAGCTGAGAAAGAAAG TGCACCCAGCAGTGGTAATTCGGCAGCGGAAATCATACAGGAGAAAAGATGGAGTATTCCTGTACTTCGAGGACAACGCAGGAGTAATAGTAAACAATAAAGGGGAAATGAAAG GTTCTGCAATCACAGGCCCTGTGGCTAAGGAGTGTGCAGATCTGTGGCCCAGGATAGCCTCCAATGCAGGAAGCATTGCATAA